TAGGGTAAACGAATCGGTAGTCGCAGATTCTCGCTCTGCACTAAACTATGAGGCACAGTGCAACCGTTCCTAGCCTCGTCGACTCTGCACACTCTCTCCATATTCTGCCCCGCTTTCCGAAGCTTCCAAGAGATTTGTTCATTCAAGCACACCCCGCCTAACACTCAGCTTGAGGTGTCTCATTCGCATCGGCTAATCTTGACAGGTCCACATGACCCATCATCCTACCGAGGTCTGTCAATTCAAGGTACATTGACCATCCCTTGACCACAAAGTCCCAGCAACGCAATGTGTTGACATCTTGATACAGCCAAGGCGACGTCACTTCGGCCACTTCTGCTCGCAGTCCGCGGGTGTGCGCGGGTCCCGAGAAACCCTTTACCTGACATGAACAAATCGGGGAGGATTCTAATACGGAGTAGCGGACAACCAAACTCAACATCTAACCTGAAATCTCCCCAAATATGCAGTGTAGAAGGCGGCCCTATGATTACTCCAAACCGCGACCAAACTACCCACGGTTCAAGACAGGATGCTTATCTTGCCGCCtgcgaaagaagaaatgtgACGAAGTAAAGCCGAGATGCCGGGCTTGTTGTCGAAACCACCTTGAATGTCAATGGCCCGACCTCTCTGGAGGAACCAGTCAGCCAAACAGTGGCAGCAAGCCGGCTGGCCGTGGAGCAGTTGTGGAACAATTGCCTATTGTACGAGACGAGACACAATCGTATTCTCCAATATCGACAGTCTTGCGTCGCCAGTCCCCTACTCATGATCTCCCAATACCAGGGACAGCGTGTAACCTCACACAGGTGTCCATTACATTGTTACAGCACTATTCTGAATACACCGCCGGCCTACTTTGCACATCTCCTCCAACCAAAAGCCCATTTATCACCGTCGTCCTTCCACTGGCTTCCAGTGATGAACTTATTATGCATACGATCCTAGCTCTAAGCGGCACGCATTTAGAGTGCAGACAATCTGTTCGGAATTCTGGCTCCATTGGAAGTGTTGATCTCGAAATGCAGCGTGCTACTGCTCTGCACTATCAAAACACAATATCAGGCCTGCGGCGAGAATTGCTCAACTTCGATTCCGCAAATGACCGGCAACAAGCGAGGCTCTTGTTAATCCTGATTATTGCTTGTCATTACGAAGCTATATCTGGCAATAAGAGCGGAATGATGCTCCAGCATTTGCGTGCTAGTCGAGAGATAGTCAGGCGACTTCTCACTCAACCTCAAAGAGGTAATATTGACCAAGATTCTCTGGGTTTTAGCCTTGAACTCTACGCCTACTTGTCCATCGTCAACTCGCTCGCATCTTATCGAAGTATTGGAAAGCTTGCTCAGCCATACGACACGTTTTTGACTTCGTTGGATGAACTAAGCAGCTACTCGACATTTGGCTCAATGTTTGGCGGTTGCCACTCACTATATGAGCTTATTCCCCGCATCAGTCAGTTAGGCGTAGAATATCTCGCAGGACAGAGTATTCTTGGGGATGACTGGATACCTGGTGCCGAACTTCAGTCATGCTATAAAGCAATTGAACAGCGCATTATTACTTGGACGATGCCGCCATCCGCAGACTCTTTGGATCAACATGAGAATAGCGATATTACAACAGCCGCAGAAGTTATCCGACATGGTCTCTATATATATCTTATGACTTCTTTTTGTGGAGCAGGTCGGCCAGACCCAATTTCGCAATTACAAATTGAAGCTCAGGTCGACATCGTCCTGGCTCTAGCCAGTTCAGTAAAAAATATGCGAAGCAGGACAATACTACTGTGGCCATGCATTATAGCCGGTTCCTGCATGACCAaagaggagcagcaaaaACATCTGAAATATGAATTACTACATTCAGGCTTTGACATGAAGCACTTATTCAGTTTGAGTGAGATGCTAGAGCGAATGTggagtgatgatgatgtgaggGCGTATGGCCCGTACGGGCTATACttgacgatggagaagagtAATCACTACATACCTATTATGTAGCTATATAGTTACATTTTTCACAGCTAAGAAAGTTTATAGGTGCAATTATAAGTGGCGATTAAGTAGCCATGTAAATTACGAAATCTTTTCCTCCAATAAAGATCTTGTTCACATATTTTGTCTCTCATATACATACAATTTggataagagaaaaacacaaaactagcagtttctttcttttcttcaaggcGGCAAATCCCCTTCAACCctaaagaaagaaaacgcaTACATGCTGACTTTTAAGATGCATGGTGGCCGGAAAAGtgctccagcttctcccgAGCACCCTATATTTGCTTCATAAGAATCCCGCTGCGATTTGGTGGTCTCCATCGGTGAAACTGCAACGGACATATGAAGTGGGGCTCGTCCGCGGAAGAGTGAGAGGAACCAGGATGAGCTGGACTTGAATGGACAAATTTCACATAATTCCCTACTTGGCACAAGCCACAGACGCAGGAGATAAAATGTCAGTAAGCCTATATGAGTGTAATAGTGAATTCTATCTTGGAGAAGACACGCTGCTTGAAACTAGATGCAAATAACGGCAACGGGTATCTCTGTTAGGAACATCTGACCATCCTCATACTCTGCCTCACCACCAATAAGCGCTAATTGACAAAGAGTGGTCAGCTTTCCGCCATATATCAAAATTTGATTCTCGTCTGCaatcttgctcttcatgcCTCGACAGGTTTTCCCTCAGAAGTGTCCGTCACGTTGGCAAAACCTGTCGCAATCCACTAAGCAGAGGCGGCATCTCAACAGCGGTAGAGTTGGCTACATTATCTCTTTTCCCATCTGCACCAGCAATTGACCGCGACTGTCTACTGCCAGTATCAAATATCGTATCAATCTCTTCCAAAGATTTCCCTTTGATTTCAACCCAAAAGTACCACTGTTGTTTGTCAGTCGTGCGCATAAGCACAATCGGGGATGACCACAGCTCACAATCAGCGCCACCATTCCAACATCCCACGACGCATTGATAATATACATCTTCCAGCCAATAGTTTGGAGTGCGATGGGTGTAACCAGCACCAATATGGTGCTGATAGCGGTGTAAGCCAATAGCACAAGCTTGCAAGCTGTGACGATCAAAACTTACCCACAAAGATTTTGTCCAAGTTGCGTAACCGCCACGGTGTGAGCGCGAATCAAGAAATTCGCAATCTCTGGTGGATAGAGACTGAACAATGGCGTCCATGCAATGGAATAGATGCCTTGAAAGAGGAACATTACGGCCACGTTGCCATAGACCAAGGCTTTTGAGGCGTGGTCCGGATCTTCGGCGTACTTTTTCGTGAGAAGGCCGATGGTCAAAAGACAGGCAACCAAAAGTGCTTCAGTGATAATGGCAGTCGACTTTCGTCCCCAGCGAGATATGAACTGTGTCCCTGCAAGTGCGCAAGGAAGGCACCATGCATTTAGGACAATGTTCTAGATGATAATACGTCAGTGCATGCTTGGATACTTTGCTGCTATGGCGAGTTTATTTACCGCCTTCAATTGAGATTTGATGTTCGTGATACCCGCAGTCTTAAGTTCGGCGCCAAGATAGAATGTTGCGATAACGTTTCCAGCTGTTGAAGCAAATATTCCCGTCGATGAGCCAATCAGGAGCCGTCTTCTTGCCACAGGGTCCTTGACAATGCCCCAGATTGTCACATTGTGCTTCTGCGAGCGCTCTAGCTCAATGCCCTTGACAATCTGCTCGTATAAAACATTTGATGCCGGATCTTCAATGTTGCCATTAGAGCTAACAAGAGCAACCGCAAGCTGCGCTGCTTCGTGGTGGCCACGATAAGCCAACCAACGTGGCGACTCAGGACTACGCGTTTTAGCTAGAGCTCTTCTAGCCTGAGAGGGCACAAACAACACACATGAATGGCAGAAATCCAATACTGAATACAGAGAACATGCCTTGAGCCACGGATGGAAGCCTCCAGGCCCACGACGATTCCCAGGAGCTCGTGCTAAGAGTAATGACCGCAATGATTAAAGCACCGACGCTTAGAGTCTAGTTAGAATCCAACCCCAGTTGTTGAAGTGCACTTACTAGTAGAAGTTGTTAAGCATACTAACCCCCCATAATCGCCACGTATTTGGAAACGTTTCAGACAGGTACGTTCCGCTTGCAATATTGGCGATCGCAGTTCCAAACCCGACTAACACTCTGGCCACAATAAACATAGCAACATTTTGAGCTGCCGTCTGAATTGCCATACTGGCAATTGCTATTAGACTGCCCCAGAAGATAGCAGGGCGTCGACCGAAACGATCGCACAGCAAGCCAGAGCAGGGCGTTGCCAGACAGCCACCAATAAAAATTGCGGCAGTGTGCAAGCCTTTTGTCGTATCATTAAGATCAAAATAATTAATGTATGCGGGTAAGATATTAAGGCCATTGAGCATTGATCGGTAGATTCCATAAGTCTAATTCGCATAAGTAAGATCCATAGTGATCATACAGCAGAGCTTTCGAGCCACACACAGTAGAGATTGCCATTGAAGAAGTCATAAGCAGAATTAGCACCACATTAGATGATACTGGGACATAGGCAGGGAGCCATGTGCCGGATTCAGCTTTTCTAAGCATGATGGCAGCGTTGAAGGTCACACAATACGCTGCAATAGTGATAGTGAAGTTTTTGTGGCCATCCAGAACTGCTGAACTTGACAATACAGATGTGCTTTTAGAGAATTTCGGGTGTTGCATCGACTATGAGGGACGTCGCGATCATATAGAGAGCTATGTTCCGAGATCGGCGCGAAGTCGGAGAGCGGGCGCAGTTGTTGATCTCTATTTCGAGCAACTCGGATACACTTGCCGGAGTAGCGGGCGTCTCTCGGTCAGAGGTAAAAGGATAATACGAGGTGCGTTTGAGTCTAACGATATTCCACACAAGTCGTAGAATGCAACCGACAGTACTTAACTAGCTAATGGTATTGTCTACTCTGCCCAAGGTTTGTGCATCCAATTCCAGTCGCCATGTTAGCTTGTTGCTGTCCTTTCTATGCCGAGATCGTTAACAATATGATGGACTTTCTGACGTTACATTTGGAAATTCATGGTGCGGTGTCTACCACAGGATTCGGTCTCGATCCCTTCTGTCTTCCGAGTTTCCGTTGTTTTTACCAGAAACTCTGTCATACAGACCAAGGCTGTATAGTAGTATTTCCTACCTAGGCCCGTGAACGCGGAAGAAGTCATGCGGAGGTGCGAGGTATACTGCGCCGGTATACAGTTGTCTATAATAAATGTAACATTTGCTGCCTGTAAGCTACGCTATAGGGACATGTCTCCAGCCTGTAAGTTACTTGAATACTAAACAGAAGATCTTCTTATAGGTCTCATCGTTGCACTTTGCGTTGAGGATATTTATAAATGTATAGAGATTATATTTCTTACTTAGACAAGAGTGTTAACGAAGCTGTATTAGTTGGTCTATTATATAACTGGGTTTTATTGATAGCTCGGGAAGGTCCTTTGAAACTCCTGTGACTATTACCTCAACACAATACTACTTCCCAGCCTGACTTACTACAGCCAAGACTACGGAGGTAGCACGAGCTTATGGTTATATTGTATCTAGCTAGTCCACCCGCGTTTGTGCTAGAACTAAGTCGCCAGCAAACTGTAAACCGTGACAGAAGTAGTAATATAAATGTATTCTTACTGGTCGTCGTCAACCAACTGACATTCAATCACGCATTTCAACCCCCATGGTACAGCATCATGTGTGCTACATTGCCTCATTGAGGCGTGTGTGGATGACTCTGTCATGACTGTTTTATACTTTCGATAGAGCCCTGCAATTAGCAATTTGATCTCCATAGTAGCAAGTGCCTTTCCTAAACAGACTCTTCCACCGTATCCAAAAGGGATAAGTTGATTCAATCTCTTGTTGAGCATctcctcgtctccatcgAGCCATCTTTCTGGCAAGAAATGATCTGGGTTTGGGAATATATTCTCATCTCTATGAAGTGCTGCGACTGAACTTGTGACTATGGTCCCTTCTGGAAGATAGTTGTTTAACAAAGTACGCCCGCCTTCTGGAACAAGGCGCTCAGAACGTCCGCTCGATGCCGGATGGAGGCGATATACTTCTCGCAAGCATGCTTCCAGAGATGGAACTTGACTATTGACGTCGGCAAATGATACAAGGCCATTCTCTTGTACTGCCAATTCGTTCAATTCTTTACGTATTTTCTGTTGCCATTCTGGATGCTCAGTCAATCTCCAGACAAGATACGTGGCAGTTACCGCAACAGTagcctcagcagcattgATATTGTCGAGAATCTCTGCCGCAACGTATAAGTGGTCAGTCGACTGCTTTGGCCTGACATTTTGGAGGTTTGCGAGGATGTGCTGGAGGAGCGAACGCGAATTATCAAAATCGGGGTCTTTCATTGTTTCGGAAATGCGTTGTTGACACCATGATGCAAGCCTATCCTCCGCCCGAAGGTATGCCAGCCCTGGGCTCAGCGTATCCAATAGTTTTGAGACGTAATCAAAAAAAATCGGGCAATGAAGGCGAAGTGGCCCAACAAATTGTAAGTGTTTTAGATCCATAACTATCTGACGCTCTAGACAAACGTTCTCCACAGACTGGGTGCTATGGTGAGGACCTAACACCAAGAATGTGATAATATCAAGAGCGTAACAGTCGGCGAGACTATAAATGTCTACTGGCGTATCAGGGCTGATCTGCCTCAGGACAGTCTGGGAACGTTCTTGGATATGCTGCTCAATAGCTGGCACGGTATACATGTTTGAAGCCTGGTAAAATTTGGAGGTTAATTTTCGCTTCGCGCGATGCTCTTCGTGTGACTTCGTCGCAAAAATGGCCCGCCTATTGTACCCTTTGAAGTTATCAAAGTAATTACTTTTTGGCCATCGCTGAGTGGCACTGTATATTTCCTTTGTGGCTTCCAAAGTCGCTACCGAAACTTCATTGGGCGCTATACAGATTATCGGCCCATATTGGTGATGCCATTTCAGAATTTGGTCGTTCCGGCTGTAAGAGAAGTCGTATATAGCCAAGTGCATACTCGTGATTTTTGACAGCAGAGGGCCGGGAACATGCCGCAGGTGCCCTCGGAGGACATGATAGAACCACTTGAGGACTAGAATACAGCTAATTACCATACCCATCGTGGGAATGGCAATCTGAGAAGAA
The sequence above is drawn from the Trichoderma breve strain T069 chromosome 5, whole genome shotgun sequence genome and encodes:
- a CDS encoding sugar transporter domain-containing protein, with amino-acid sequence MLRKAESGTWLPAYVPVSSNVVLILLMTSSMAISTTYGIYRSMLNGLNILPAYINYFDLNDTTKGLHTAAIFIGGCLATPCSGLLCDRFGRRPAIFWGSLIAIASMAIQTAAQNVAMFIVARVLVGFGTAIANIASGTMLNNFYYVGALIIAVITLSTSSWESSWAWRLPSVAQGMFSVFSIGFLPFIPESPRWLAYRGHHEAAQLAVALVSSNGNIEDPASNVLYEQIVKGIELERSQKHNVTIWGIVKDPVARRRLLIGSSTGIFASTAGNVIATFYLGAELKTAGITNIKSQLKANIVLNAWCLPCALAGTQFISRWGRKSTAIITEALLVACLLTIGLLTKKYAEDPDHASKALVYGNVAVMFLFQGIYSIAWTPLFSLYPPEIANFLIRAHTVAVTQLGQNLCGTILVLVTPIALQTIGWKMYIINASWDVGMVALIWYFWVEIKGKSLEEIDTIFDTGSRQSRSIAGADGKRDNVANSTAVEMPPLLSGLRQVLPT
- a CDS encoding cytochrome p450 domain-containing protein, producing the protein MGMVISCILVLKWFYHVLRGHLRHVPGPLLSKITSMHLAIYDFSYSRNDQILKWHHQYGPIICIAPNEVSVATLEATKEIYSATQRWPKSNYFDNFKGYNRRAIFATKSHEEHRAKRKLTSKFYQASNMYTVPAIEQHIQERSQTVLRQISPDTPVDIYSLADCYALDIITFLVLGPHHSTQSVENVCLERQIVMDLKHLQFVGPLRLHCPIFFDYVSKLLDTLSPGLAYLRAEDRLASWCQQRISETMKDPDFDNSRSLLQHILANLQNVRPKQSTDHLYVAAEILDNINAAEATVAVTATYLVWRLTEHPEWQQKIRKELNELAVQENGLVSFADVNSQVPSLEACLREVYRLHPASSGRSERLVPEGGRTLLNNYLPEGTIVTSSVAALHRDENIFPNPDHFLPERWLDGDEEMLNKRLNQLIPFGYGGRVCLGKALATMEIKLLIAGLYRKYKTVMTESSTHASMRQCSTHDAVPWGLKCVIECQLVDDDQ
- a CDS encoding fungal specific transcription factor domain-containing protein, coding for MQRATALHYQNTISGLRRELLNFDSANDRQQARLLLILIIACHYEAISGNKSGMMLQHLRASREIVRRLLTQPQRGNIDQDSLGFSLELYAYLSIVNSLASYRSIGKLAQPYDTFLTSLDELSSYSTFGSMFGGCHSLYELIPRITHYYLDDAAIRRLFGST